AATATACTGAATTAACCACTCCTGCAATTTTAAAACAAACAGATAAATTAAAGATTGTAAAAGATGAGCCCATGCCCTATGACGTTCCTAAAGAATTAGCAGAATGGTCAGTTAATAGAACAATAGAATATGCGAAAAAAGGCGAATCTAAAGGTATTGCAGTTATTCAGGGCTCGAAATATATTGATTTAAGGATTAAATGCGCTGAAAAATTAGATAGTTTAGGATACACCACGTTGATAATTGCAAATTCTGAAAAACTACTCAAAAATCCAAGGGATCTTGTAGATACAATTGTTAGCATTAGGAAAACAGTGAATCCGAATGTGGCATTATATTTTCCATTCACTGATGCTTCTTTTATTCCTTTACTTGTGTATATGGGCATTGATTTATTTGGAGATGCTGCGGCCTATTATTATGCATATTTGAATAATATGATG
The nucleotide sequence above comes from Methanobacterium sp.. Encoded proteins:
- a CDS encoding archaeosine tRNA-ribosyltransferase, with product MLLVNQHDGPARLGKYTELTTPAILKQTDKLKIVKDEPMPYDVPKELAEWSVNRTIEYAKKGESKGIAVIQGSKYIDLRIKCAEKLDSLGYTTLIIANSEKLLKNPRDLVDTIVSIRKTVNPNVALYFPFTDASFIPLLVYMGIDLFGDAAAYYYAYLNNMMTPTARYDLKKYKIYDLGFEELKNYNINTLDFVMREIRENIKNLTLRNLVEERCCTSPEAMSALRILDKKYPEFLDIYTPLY